A portion of the Gorilla gorilla gorilla isolate KB3781 chromosome X, NHGRI_mGorGor1-v2.1_pri, whole genome shotgun sequence genome contains these proteins:
- the AMER1 gene encoding APC membrane recruitment protein 1: METQKDEAAQAKGAAASGSTREQTAEKGAKNKAAEATEGPTSEPSSSGPGRLKKTAMKLFGGKKGICTLPSFFGGGRSKGSGKGSSKKGLSNSKTHDGLSEAAHGPEDVVSEGTGFSLPLPELPCQFPSSQSAHGALETGSRCKTSVAGATEKAVAEKVPSMPKPKKGLKGFFSSIRRHRKSKVTGAEQSEPGAKGPERVRARPHEHVSSAPQVPCFEETFQAPRKENANPQDAPGPKVSPTPEPSPPATEKMACKDPEKPMEACASAHVQPKPAPEASSLEEPHSPETGEKVVAGEVNPPNGPVGDPLSLLFGDVTSLKSFDSLTGCGDIIAEQDMDSMTDSMASGGQRANRDGTKRSSCLVTYQGGGEEMALPDDDDEEEEEEEEEVELEEEEEEVKEEEEDDDLEYLWETAQMYPRPNMNLGYHPTTSPGHHGYMLLDPVRSYPGLAPGELLTPQSDQQESAPNSDEGYYDSTTPGFEDDSGEALGLVRRDCLPRDSYSGDALYEFYEPDDSLENSPPGDDCLYDLHGRSSEMFDPFLNFEPFSSSRPPGAMETEEERLVTIQKQLLYWELRREQLEAQEARAREAHAREAHAREAYTREAYGREAYAREAHTWEAHGREARTREAQAQEVRSRETQVRETQARQEKPVLEYQMRPLGPSVMGLAAGVSGTSQISHRGITSAFPTTGSSEPDWRDFRPLEKRYEGTCSKKDQSTCLMQLFQSDAMFEPDMQEANFGGSPRRAYPTYSPPEDPEEEEVEKEGNATVSFSQALVEFTSNGNLFSSMSCSSDSDSSFTQNLPELPPMVTFDIADVERDGEGKCEENPEFHNDEDLAASLEAFELGYYHKHAFNNYHSRFYQGLPWGVSSLPRYLGLPGLHPRPPPAAMALNRRSRSLDTAETLEMELSNSHLVQGYLESDELQAQQEDSDEEDEEEEEGEWSRDSPLSLYTEPPGAYDWPAWAPCPLPVGPGPAWISPNQLDRPSSQSPYRQATCCIPPMTTSISLSVPESRAPGESGPQLARPSHLHLPMGPCYNLQRQASQSMRARPRDVLLPVDEPSCSSSSGGFSPSPLPQAKPVGITHGIPQLPRVRPEHPQPQPTHYGPSSLDLSKERAEQGASLATSYSSTAMNGNLAK, translated from the coding sequence ATGGAGACCCAAAAGGATGAAGCTGCTCAGGCCAAGGGAGCTGCAGCCTCTGGGAGTACCCGTGAACAAACAGCAGAAAAAGGAGCCAAGAACAAGGCAGCTGAGGCGACAGAAGGACCAACCTCAGAGCCATCCTCATCCGGCCCAGGTAGGCTGAAGAAAACTGCCATGAAACTCTTTGGTGGCAAGAAGGGTATTTGTACTCTGCCTAGTTTCTTTGGAGGGGGACGGAGCAAAGGTTCTGGGAAAGGCAGCTCCAAGAAAGGTCTCAGCAACAGCAAGACCCACGATGGCCTGAGTGAAGCAGCCCATGGCCCTGAAGATGTTGTCAGTGAAGGAACTGGCTTCTCCCTGCCTTTGCCTGAGTTACCCTGCCAATTTCCCAGCTCTCAGAGTGCCCATGGGGCTTTGGAGACAGGCTCCAGATGTAAGACATCTGTGGCTGGAGCCACAGAGAAAGCTGTGGCTGAGAAGGTTCCCTCTATGCCCAAGCCAAAGAAAGGCCTAAAAGGCTTTTTTAGCAGTATCCGCCGTCACCGGAAGAGCAAGGTCACTGGGGCTGAGCAAAGTGAGCCAGGGGCCAAGGGGCCTGAGAGGGTCAGAGCCAGGCCTCATGAGCACGTGAGCTCAGCCCCTCAGGTGCCCTGCTTTGAGGAGACCTTCCAAGCCCCTAGAAAGGAAAATGCTAACCCCCAAGATGCCCCTGGGCCAAAAGTTTCTCCAACACCAGAGCCTTCTCCACCAGCTACTGAGAAAATGGCCTGTAAAGATCCAGAAAAACCCATGGAGGCCTGTGCCTCAGCACATGTGCAACCCAAGCCTGCCCCTGAAGCCAGTAGCCTAGAGGAGCCCCATAGCCCAGAAACAGGGGAGAAGGTAGTAGCAGGAGAGGTAAACCCACCCAATGGCCCTGTGGGGGACCCACTGAGCCTCTTGTTTGGGGATGTGACATCCCTGAAAAGCTTTGATTCATTGACAGGTTGTGGTGACATAATAGCAGAACAGGACATGGACAGTATGACAGACAGCATGGCCTCTGGGGGCCAGAGAGCAAACCGAGATGGGACCAAGCGAAGTTCCTGCCTGGTGACCTACcaaggaggtggggaggagatGGCCTTGCCAGATGATGATgacgaggaggaagaagaagaggaagaagaggtggaattagaggaggaagaagaggaggttaaggaggaggaagaagatgatGACTTAGAATATCTGTGGGAAACTGCCCAAATGTATCCAAGGCCCAATATGAACCTGGGCTACCATCCCACCACATCCCCAGGCCACCACGGCTACATGCTCCTTGACCCAGTTAGGTCTTATCCTGGCCTAGCCCCTGGGGAACTTTTGACTCCTCAGAGTGACCAGCAAGAATCCGCCCCCAATAGTGATGAAGGTTATTATgactccaccacacctggatttGAGGATGATTCAGGTGAGGCCCTGGGGCTTGTCCGCAGGGATTGTCTACCCCGAGACAGCTACAGTGGAGATGCCCTATATGAGTTCTATGAGCCAGATGACAGCCTTGAGAACTCTCCACCTGGAGATGACTGCCTTTATGACCTCCATGGTCGAAGCTCTGAGATGTTTGACCCCTTCTTAAACTTTGAGCCCTTTTCTTCCTCCCGGCCACCTGGGGCAATGGAGACAGAGGAAGAACGGCTAGTGACCATCCAGAAACAGTTGTTGTATTGGGAGCTTCGGCGGGAGCAGCTTGAGGCCCAGGAGGCACGTGCCCGAGAAGCTCATGCCAGGGAGGCCCACGCCAGGGAGGCCTATACTCGAGAGGCTTATGGCAGGGAAGCCTATGCCAGGGAGGCCCACACTTGGGAAGCTCATGGCAGGGAGGCCAGAACCCGAGAAGCCCAGGCCCAAGAGGTTCGTTCTAGAGAGACTCAAGTCCGAGAGACCCAGGCCCGGCAGGAGAAGCCCGTCTTAGAGTATCAGATGAGGCCCTTAGGCCCATCAGTGATGGGCCTGGCAGCAGGGGTATCAGGGACCTCTCAGATTTCCCACCGGGGAATTACCTCAGCTTTCCCCACCACTGGGAGCAGCGAGCCAGACTGGAGGGACTTCCGTCCTCTGGAGAAGCGTTATGAAGGAACCTGCTCCAAGAAAGATCAAAGTACCTGCCTGATGCAGCTCTTCCAGAGTGATGCCATGTTTGAGCCAGACATGCAAGAAGCAAATTTTGGAGGATCTCCCAGGAGGGCCTACCCTACTTATTCACCCCCTGAAGATCCAGAGGAAGAGGAGGTTGAGAAGGAAGGGAATGCCACTGTGAGTTTCTCACAGGCCCTGGTAGAGTTCACCAGCAATGGGAACCTCTTTTCCAGCATGTCCTGCAGCTCTGACTCTGACTCATCTTTCACTCAAAACCTCCCTGAGCTGCCTCCCATGGTGACCTTTGACATCGCTGATGTGGAACGGGATGGGGAAGGCAAGTGTGAAGAGAATCCTGAGTTCCACAATGATGAAGATCTTGCAGCCTCCTTGGAAGCCTTTGAGTTGGGCTACTATCACAAACATGCCTTCAACAACTACCATAGTCGATTCTACCAAGGCCTGCCCTGGGGTGTGAGCAGCCTCCCTCGATACTTGGGACTGCCTGGCCTGCACCCTCGACCTCCACCTGCTGCTATGGCCCTCAACAGGAGAAGCCGCTCTCTCGACACTGCAGAGACCCTGGAGATGGAGCTCTCCAATTCCCACTTGGTCCAGGGCTACCTCGAGTCCGATGAGCTGCAGGCCCAGCAGGAAGATTCAGATGAGGAGGacgaagaggaggaagaaggagaatggAGCCGAGACAGTCCCCTTTCCCTCTATACTGAACCCCCAGGGGCCTATGATTGGCCTGCTTGGGCTCCCTGTCCTCTTCCAGTGGGGCCAGGTCCTGCCTGGATAAGCCCCAACCAGTTGGACAGGCCTTCCAGCCAGTCTCCATATAGGCAGGCAACCTGTTGCATACCTCCTATGACCACGTCAATATCACTATCAGTGCCAGAGTCAAGGGCACCTGGGGAATCTGGGCCTCAGCTAGCTCGTCCCTCACACCTACACCTGCCCATGGGCCCTTGCTATAACCTCCAGCGACAGGCCTCCCAGAGCATGAGGGCCAGGCCTCGAGATGTGCTGCTGCCTGTTGATGAGCCCAGTTGCtcttccagttctggaggcttcAGCCCCAGCCCTCTACCACAGGCCAAGCCTGTGGGCATCACCCATGGCATTCCTCAGCTGCCCAGGGTCCGGCCTGAGcacccccagcctcagcccacTC